One Torulaspora globosa chromosome 5, complete sequence DNA window includes the following coding sequences:
- the VPS38 gene encoding Vps38p (ancestral locus Anc_4.199): MPSYLLRRRLRHVRSIGINNVSAAIETKSEKVVVPFPACFLALQSMKGEVLYVSEVQRGFINTVQFNELPRLEHSISHIMLRIMVKVPEQCGLASAMKRDSWLVLREFEVDFNKLQSIDLEDQLEGHNVPLFEMNDGVYTLQCQPVVKATANDDAYLRHRRNASRNQVQESFSYNSALKLNIMVSYKAQVLREIQETSKKLENAIDSNGKHSRWQIDCVKRHLADLRQSFTTKNAYLRQLDEELKSSIDQYHKTSTPSPDGQSLQEYYGNNYPNLIKIKDRVDSLKLKKLSRLISIFQTTCLFQKEIGFIEHESACMAGAPYERTKLKLVDQERVLAIALRSDAERNIINTCLGYYLLFIQLTATTVFQIALPYRMKFNGSTSMVGNGCLYFNDNSSAKRSEAQLDAIDCFNKNLIQVIQRWEHHVLTRAGDQMSRMESH; the protein is encoded by the coding sequence ATGCCTTCGTATTTGCTGAGACGTAGACTTCGACATGTTCGCTCGATAGGAATCAATAACGTATCTGCAGCCATTGAAACGAAGTCGGAAAAAGTGGTGGTGCCATTCCCAGCATGTTTCCTGGCATTGCAATCGATGAAGGGTGAAGTTTTGTACGTCAGTGAGGTGCAGCGTGGTTTCATAAACACCGTTCAGTTCAACGAGTTGCCGAGGCTCGAACACTCAATCTCTCACATAATGCTGAGGATTATGGTTAAGGTACCTGAGCAATGCGGCCTTGCAAGTGCCATGAAACGAGATAGTTGGCTTGTTTTACGGGAGTTCGAAGTGGATTTCAATAAATTACAGAGCATAGATCTTGAGGATCAACTGGAAGGCCACAATGTACCATTATTCGAGATGAATGACGGAGTCTATACACTGCAGTGCCAGCCTGTGGTGAAGGCTACAGCGAACGACGACGCATACTTGCGACATAGGCGCAACGCCTCACGAAATCAGGTTCAGGAGTCGTTTTCGTATAATTCAGCGCTGAAGTTGAATATCATGGTAAGTTACAAAGCACAGGTTTTGCGAGAAATCCAGGAaacatcgaagaagcttgaaaatgcTATCGACTCTAATGGGAAACACAGTCGTTGGCAGATCGACTGTGTAAAGAGACATCTCGCGGATCTGAGGCAGTCATTCACTACAAAGAACGCATATTTGCGACAGTTGGACGAGGAACTCAAGAGCAGCATTGATCAATATCACAAAACTTCGACTCCGTCTCCAGATGGCCAATCCCTTCAAGAGTACTACGGGAATAACTATCCcaatttgatcaagatcaaggacCGTGTAGACTCTTTAAAGCTGAAAAAACTGAGCCGGCTCATCAGCATTTTTCAAACCACTTGCCTGTTTCAGAAGGAGATTGGTTTTATAGAGCATGAAAGTGCATGCATGGCAGGTGCTCCATATGAGAGGACGAAACTCAAATTAGTAGACCAAGAACGCGTTCTGGCAATAGCCTTGAGGTCGGACGCCGAAAGAAATATTATCAACACATGCTTGGGTTACTATTTGCTTTTCATCCAACTTACAGCAACGACAGTCTTCCAAATTGCTTTGCCATATCGCATGAAATTTAATGGAAGTACTTCCATGGTTGGCAATGGTTGTCTTTATTTTAATGATAATTCGTCAGCAAAACGTTCCGAGGCGCAGTTAGATGCCATCGATTGCTTCAATAAGAATTTGATCCAAGTTATTCAGCGTTGGGAACACCATGTTTTAACACGAGCTGGTGATCAAATGTCTCGGATGGAGAGCCATTGA
- the LST7 gene encoding Lst7p (ancestral locus Anc_4.198) — MASMLISLAHFCDKHGPRILMVTQAGSPGSTGDELLVPNYPTDSYCESCSMYFPGDLHGGVRSMKSNIANRCYVSTQYSSVRYQLLTLIIRRCFSEETMTYDGTPVVFYDDLRGLNLMVGFKLNDENARGNERRYCMIFTIDSKDHKTSMRRISENWNFITGGFGRMISYIAEAHERELRRQNTLRDEQCSFSLLGGSYLRGNKVKIPRRLSDLTDDKLLFVRMHRWNSFLLDSCLRN, encoded by the coding sequence ATGGCGTCTATGCTCATATCTTTGGCGCATTTCTGTGATAAGCATGGGCCAAGAATTCTGATGGTTACGCAGGCAGGTTCACCTGGCTCTACAGGCGATGAACTGCTGGTCCCCAACTATCCCACTGATTCCTACTGCGAGTCCTGCTCGATGTATTTCCCTGGTGATTTGCACGGCGGAGTACGCTCTATGAAGAGCAATATTGCCAATCGTTGCTATGTCTCTACACAATATTCATCGGTGCGATATCAGCTTCTGACCTTGATCATTCGAAGGTGCTTCTCGGAAGAGACTATGACTTACGATGGGACTCCGGTGGTCTTCTACGATGATCTACGTGGGCTGAACTTGATGGTAGGGTTCAAGTTGAACGATGAGAATGCTCGTGGAAATGAGAGAAGGTACTGCATGATATTCACAATTGATTCGAAGGACCATAAAACGTCGATGCGGCGAATATCTGAGAATTGGAACTTCATAACCGGTGGGTTTGGTCGGATGATATCTTATATAGCAGAGGCCCATGAGAGGGAACTGCGCAGACAGAACACGTTGAGGGATGAGCAATGCTCCTTTTCGCTACTTGGTGGATCGTACCTGAGGGGAAACAAGGTTAAGATACCGCGAAGACTCTCGGATTTGACAGATGATAAGCTCTTGTTTGTGAGAATGCATCGCTGGaactcttttcttctcgattCGTGTCTCAGAAATTAA
- a CDS encoding uncharacterized protein (ancestral locus Anc_4.201), producing MSGTESQKEVLGGSSGTAEEKPKIVLERGGKVKEFDPETLRRPHTVIHGGTFERKVLGDQPGGNAGGLLRNDHRPQSDERQPVGKD from the coding sequence ATGAGTGGTACTGAATCGCAGAAGGAAGTGTTGGGAGGCAGCAGTGgaactgctgaagagaaaCCAAAGATAGTCCTTGAGAGAGGTGGTAAGGTCAAGGAATTTGACCCTGAAACCCTGAGGAGACCCCACACGGTGATTCACGGAGGCACATTCGAGCGGAAAGTGCTAGGAGACCAGCCTGGCGGAAATGCTGGTGGCCTGCTTAGGAACGATCATAGACCGCAGTCGGATGAGAGACAACCTGTAGGGAAAGATTAG
- the NMD4 gene encoding Nmd4p (ancestral locus Anc_4.205) — protein sequence MSTEWSAKWWFSRTILQMVKQPAAGTEAVESPISRNAYNFVVEASSFEKGLGNIKRWCLECPKTTTLRLYIPTFTLNELDFLRYKRKSFVARESLKFIDNIHDHPGANLELIIEFPDIPDILAWSEVLAFVGDNPKDLETLNKLPKRLKDLVKSCLYKCQFDDGADGLKWILITEDPQVRNLANICRIPWCSLVDADSALTKEMNAKQYKQSKKFNDVIVKSGITEETTKQGQRVVKTNFEKTLYAPRGRGELWSP from the coding sequence ATGAGCACTGAATGGTCGGCGAAGTGGTGGTTTTCGAGGACTATATTGCAGATGGTCAAGCAACCAGCCGCTGGGACGGAAGCGGTCGAGTCACCGATCTCGAGAAATGCGTACAATTTCGTCGTGGAGGCCTCATCGTTCGAAAAAGGTCTGGGCAACATCAAGAGATGGTGTCTTGAGTGTCCGAAAACGACTACGTTGAGACTTTATATTCCAACTTTTACCTTGAATGAGCTAGACTTCTTGAGATACAAGCGTAAAAGTTTTGTGGCTCGTGAGTCTTTGAAATTCATCGACAACATACATGATCATCCAGGTGCAAACCTTGAGCTTATTATCGAGTTCCCAGATATCCCAGATATCCTTGCATGGTCGGAAGTGTTGGCGTTTGTCGGAGACAATCCCAAGGACCTGGAGACTTTGAATAAGCTACCGAAGAGACTGAAGGATTTGGTCAAGAGTTGTCTTTACAAGTGTCAATTCGACGACGGGGCCGATGGCTTGAAGTGGATTTTGATCACTGAGGACCCGCAAGTGAGAAATCTGGCGAATATCTGCAGAATTCCGTGGTGTTCCTTGGTCGATGCTGATTCAGCTCTGACCAAAGAGATGAACGCAAAGCAGTACAAACAGAGCAAGAAATTTAACGATGTCATTGTGAAGAGCGGAATTACGGAAGAGACCACCAAACAGGGCCAACGTGTAGTGAAGACCAATTTTGAGAAAACTCTCTATGCACCCAGGGGTCGTGGTGAACTGTGGTCACCATGA
- the ERG25 gene encoding methylsterol monooxygenase (ancestral locus Anc_4.206), whose translation MSAVFNNATLCSLIREETYSKTLQNVYQLQPQLNVMEKYWAAWYTYMNNDVLATGLMFFLLHEFMYFFRCLPWFIIDQIPFFRRWKLQPTKIPSAKEQWYCLKSVVLSHFLVEAIPIWTFHPMCEKLGISVEVPFPSITTMVLEIGLFFVLEDMWHYWAHRLFHYGVFYKYIHKQHHRYAAPFGLSAEYAHPAETMSLGFGTVGMPILYVMYTGKLHLFTLCVWITLRLFQAVDSHSGYDFPWSLNKFLPFWAGAEHHDLHHHYFIGNYASSFRWWDFCLDTEAGPEAKAAREERMKLKAESDAKKNE comes from the coding sequence ATGTCTGCTGTTTTCAATAACGCAACCTTGTGCAGCTTGATTCGTGAGGAAACCTATTCCAAGACTCTGCAAAATGTGTATCAATTGCAGCCTCAATTGAACGTCATGGAGAAGTACTGGGCTGCCTGGTACACGTATATGAACAACGATGTGCTGGCAACCGGTCTGATGTTCTTTTTGCTGCACGAGTTCATGTACTTCTTCAGATGTCTGCCATGGTTCATCATTGACCAAATACCATTCTTCAGAAGATGGAAGCTGCAACCAACTAAGATCCCAAGCGCAAAGGAACAATGGTACTGTCTCAAATCGGTTGTTCTATCGCATTTCTTGGTTGAGGCCATTCCTATCTGGACCTTCCACCCAATGTGCGAGAAGCTGGGCATCAGCGTCGAGGTCCCTTTCCCATCGATCACGACTATGGTTCTAGAGATTGGCCTGTTTTTTGTTTTGGAGGATATGTGGCATTACTGGGCTCACCGTCTGTTCCATTACGGTGTATTTTACAAATACATCCACAAGCAGCACCACAGGTATGCCGCTCCCTTCGGTTTATCTGCAGAATATGCCCATCCAGCTGAGACCATGTCTCTCGGTTTCGGCACCGTTGGTATGCCAATTCTTTACGTGATGTACACCGGAAAACTTCATCTATTCACCCTGTGTGTTTGGATAACCTTACGACTATTCCAAGCCGTTGATTCGCATTCCGGTTACGATTTCCCATGGTCTTTGAACAAATTCTTGCCTTTCTGGGCAGGTGCTGAGCATCACGACTTGCATCACCACTACTTCATTGGCAACTACGCATCCTCCTTTAGATGGTGGGATTTCTGTCTAGATACTGAAGCTGGTCCTGAAGCTAAAGCTGCtagagaagaaagaatgaAGCTCAAGGCTGAGAGCGACGCCAAAAAAAACGAATAG
- the DCR2 gene encoding phosphoprotein phosphatase (ancestral locus Anc_4.200) — translation MRWLSRRYWRYLTYLLGIVVLKCVIQSLYSRRQGTTPESVNGDVKEEDLGSQIVVNVGKIDCFHVGRLWNHCYGTRQAAVVNTAYTTRKIIRKDLKSSLGYRWFGTSEFLFYDVLPLSFVSELDEEVLRDFNIVTSVGNSGGTKMVDNLHISLEPLSLAAVSQDKPILSGINVLFGEDCLDPRPDWHLDKSWKVENKRFPSYLTYRYLKLPESANHVRRLTVKEDGKFKIVQLADLHFATGKSQCRDEYPKHAECDADSKTMHFIEKVLDIESPDMVVYTGDQIMGDQSIQDSETSLMKALAPVIERKIPWALIWGNHDDEGSLTRWELSKLARTLPYSLFTIGPKDTADNSFGVGNYFHQVFDSNGKNALITLYFLDSHKYSTMGKVYPGYDWIKEAQWDYLRQSYDQKLKLTASEDESAHLSMAFFHIPLPEYLNIDSRRSPGTRNPFVGSLKEGVTAPKYNSGGIDTLNYLGVDITSCGHDHCNDYCLLDDSTSKKIWLCFGGGAGEGGYAGYGGTERRIRTFQLDTKEGNIYTWKRLNGSPSETFDHQLVLKHGVPNAE, via the coding sequence ATGCGCTGGCTTTCAAGGAGGTACTGGCGGTATCTGACCTACTTACTGGGGATTGTGGTGCTAAAATGCGTCATTCAGAGCCTCTACTCTAGGCGACAAGGTACAACGCCTGAGTCCGTCAATGGAGAcgtcaaagaagaggatctGGGGAGCCAGATTGTGGTAAATGTCGGCAAGATTGACTGCTTCCATGTTGGAAGACTTTGGAACCATTGCTACGGCACGAGACAGGCGGCTGTGGTGAATACAGCATACACTACCAGAAAGATAATACGAAAAGATCTGAAAAGCTCTCTGGGATATCGATGGTTTGGAACATCTGAGTTTCTGTTCTACGATGTGCTGCCGTTATCGTTTGTTTCCgagctggatgaagaagttttgaGAGATTTCAATATAGTGACATCTGTGGGTAACTCTGGTGGAACGAAGATGGTTGACAACTTACACATATCGCTCGAGCCGTTATCCTTGGCTGCGGTGAGTCAAGATAAGCCCATCCTGAGCGGCATAAACGTCTTGTTTGGCGAAGACTGTCTGGATCCTCGACCAGATTGGCACCTCGACAAGTCCTGGAAAGTGGAAAACAAAAGATTTCCGAGTTATCTCACTTACAGATACCTGAAGTTACCTGAATCGGCAAACCATGTGCGACGTCTGACAGTCAAGGAGGACGGTAAGTTCAAGATAGTTCAGCTAGCAGACTTGCATTTCGCGACTGGAAAGAGCCAATGTAGAGATGAATATCCAAAGCATGCGGAATGTGATGCTGATTCAAAGACAATGCATTTCATTGAGAAAGTACTTGATATAGAGTCACCAGACATGGTCGTTTACACAGGCGATCAGATCATGGGCGACCAATCGATCCAGGATTCCGAGACCAGCCTTATGAAGGCTTTGGCACCAGTAATTGAGCGGAAAATTCCCTGGGCACTGATATGGGGAAACCACGATGACGAAGGAAGTTTAACCAGATGGGAATTGTCGAAGCTCGCGAGAACTCTTCCATATTCGTTGTTTACCATCGGCCCAAAAGATACGGCCGATAACTCATTTGGAGTGGGAAATTACTTCCACCAGGTATTTGACTCCAACGGTAAGAATGCGTTAATCACACTATACTTTTTGGACTCCCATAAGTATTCGACAATGGGTAAAGTTTATCCCGGATATGATTGGATAAAAGAGGCTCAATGGGATTATTTGCGACAATCCTACGACCAAAAGTTGAAACTTACTGCTTCCGAGGATGAGAGTGCTCATCTTTCTATGGCATTCTTTCACATCCCGCTGCCTGAATACTTGAACATTGACTCACGAAGGTCACCTGGCACCAGAAACCCTTTCGTAGGCAGTCTTAAGGAAGGTGTGACTGCTCCGAAATACAATTCAGGAGGCATCGATACTCTTAATTACTTGGGTGTCGATATCACGAGTTGTGGTCATGACCATTGTAACGATTACTGTCTTTTAGATGATTCCACCTCCAAGAAAATATGGCTATGCTTTGGAGGAGGTGCCGGCGAAGGTGGTTATGCGGGATATGGTGGGACTGAACGTCGTATTAGGACTTTCCAACTCGACACGAAAGAGGGCAATATTTACACGTGGAAGAGACTCAATGGCTCTCCATCCGAGACATTTGATCACCAGCTCGTGTTAAAACATGGTGTTCCCAACGCTGAATAA
- the PEF1 gene encoding Pef1p (ancestral locus Anc_4.203): MRESKRRMDEEKLRRQQKHELKAGRARVDPSIHTPPIGAASNFNGNGTNFQNNYGSYNSPRYDVRPTAPSQMNAYATAGPSSTGSTGSRPRPPSVTAQFPARITPPPQRIVSSPPNLSSPATSGSRSSVEAIEDSKDVRIATQLFANHDIKKKGRLTAEELQNLLQNDDNTHFCISAVDALINLFGASRFGTINQAEFISLYKRVKNWRKIYVDNDINGSFTISVSEFHNSLQELGYLVPFEISEKLFDQYAEFMNQSVNGKELKFDKFVEALVWLMRLTKTFRRYDLNQEGIATIHYKDFIDQTLYLGRFLPH, translated from the coding sequence ATGAGGGAGAGTAAACGTAGGATGGACGAAGAGAAACTGAGAAGACAACAAAAACACGAGCTCAAGGCTGGACGTGCCCGAGTGGATCCCAGCATACACACTCCGCCAATAGGCGCTGCGTCGAACTTTAACGGCAACGGGACCAATTTCCAAAACAACTATGGATCATATAATAGTCCTAGATATGATGTTAGGCCGACAGCTCCATCACAGATGAATGCGTATGCAACTGCGGGACCTAGTTCTACAGGAAGCACCGGAAGCAGGCCCAGACCGCCTTCTGTGACTGCTCAATTTCCTGCGAGAATAACGCCGCCGCCGCAGCGTATTGTCAGCTCACCTCCAAATTTATCCAGTCCAGCAACTTCCGGCTCAAGGAGCTCAGTTGAAGCCATCGAGGACTCAAAAGATGTACGAATCGCAACACAGCTGTTTGCCAACCACGATATCAAGAAAAAAGGAAGACTGACCGCGGaagagcttcaaaatctGTTGCAGAATGACGATAATACACATTTTTGTATATCAGCTGTCGACGCCCTGATAAACCTATTCGGTGCCTCTAGATTCGGGACTATCAATCAGGCGGAATTCATTTCGTTGTACAAGAGGGTAAAGAACTGGCGGAAGATCTATGTCGACAATGATATAAACGGTTCATTCACGATATCGGTCAGCGAGTTCCACAACTCGCTACAGGAGCTCGGATACCTAGTGCCGTTCGAAATTAGCGAGAAACTGTTCGATCAATACGCAGAGTTTATGAATCAGAGCGTCAACGGTAAAGAGCTTAAGTTTGACAAGTTTGTGGAGGCGTTAGTGTGGCTCATGAGGTTAACAAAGACTTTTAGGAGATACGATCTCAATCAAGAAGGCATAGCAACCATCCATTACAAGGATTTTATCGATCAAACGCTCTATCTCGGGCGCTTTCTGCCGCATTAG
- the STE11 gene encoding mitogen-activated protein kinase kinase kinase STE11 (ancestral locus Anc_4.202): protein MGETAVDARFVKAFLESLQCERYLDRFVECRLLTPKELRFLDREVLAALGVTKLGDRLRILHKAKQLNNTKPSKECADELNEVIRKIGSLSTSGPTSNEELITEKHSVIFILNDGSAKMVNVNGCFNADSIKKRLIKKLPTKGEDDEASAVQSYDVFVVDYVKNVLHLLYDVELVTICHSADRLEKNRLIFVSKDQAPSDKAILTSKKLYLKTLSALHASSSQAGGRGPVSAIGSTPHLTVENGKEKIRKIFNQRPPSELISTNLAGYFPHADMKRLEKTLKESFRQSARLSTIQGRVPSKESNKVGDILLNHSNAVDFALLHSLDHHSGHKEQEGLKLTGRSSTRKAESSRTEPQNDDRIKLWSYDSDEKGEEDPDNEIVSLPTKMATPKTWLKGARIGSGSFGTVFLGMNARTGELMAVKQVELQSSAFAAGIVGPPDHKNDFQQEQKLKNASRIHRKMIDALQHEMNLLKELNHDNIVKYFGSSQEGGNLNIFLEYVPGGSVSSMLNSYGPFEESLITNFTRQILIGVVYLHKKNIIHIKGANILIDIKGCVKITDFGISKKLSPLNKLQDKRASLQGSVYWMAPEVVKQAATTEKADIWSTGCVVIEMFTGRHPFPDFSQMQAIFKIGTSTTPETPSWATDEGKDFLEKTFQLDYKKRPSAAELLQHRWLDTRIL from the coding sequence ATGGGAGAGACTGCTGTTGATGCCCGTTTTGTGAAGGCATTTCTGGAGAGCCTTCAATGCGAGCGCTATTTGGATAGGTTTGTTGAGTGCAGGTTGCTTACACCAAAAGAGCTACGGTTTTTGGATCGAGAGGTGCTGGCAGCACTGGGAGTGACGAAACTTGGAGACCGGCTCCGGATTCTACATAAGGCTAAACAATTGAATAACACTAAGCCGAGTAAAGAATGTGctgatgaattgaatgaGGTTATCAGAAAGATTGGCTCTCTCTCTACTTCTGGACCGACCAGTAACGAGGAACTGATTACGGAGAAACACTCAGTGATATTTATCCTGAACGATGGATCTGCCAAGATGGTCAACGTGAATGGATGTTTCAACGCCGACTCAATTAAGAAAAGACTTATCAAAAAACTGCCGACAAAAggtgaggatgatgaagcttcCGCGGTGCAGAGCTACGACGTGTTTGTTGTCGATTACGTGAAAAATGTGCTCCATCTGCTTTATGACGTCGAGTTGGTTACGATCTGTCATTCTGCTGACCGCCTGGAGAAGAATCGGCTGATCTTTGTTTCCAAGGATCAGGCACCGAGCGACAAAGCTATTCTTACTTCGAAGAAACTTTATCTGAAGACTTTGAGCGCCTTGCATGCTTCCTCGTCTCAGGCAGGCGGCAGAGGACCAGTATCTGCCATCGGTTCCACACCTCATCTCACAGTGGAGAACGGTAAGGAAAAAATTCgcaaaatcttcaaccAAAGGCCTCCCAGCGAGCTTATATCTACCAATCTGGCCGGATATTTCCCCCACGCCGATATGAAGAGGTTGGAAAAGACCCTCAAAGAATCGTTTCGACAATCTGCGAGATTGTCAACAATCCAGGGACGAGTGCCCAGCAAGGAGTCGAATAAGGTGGGCGATATATTGCTAAACCACTCAAATGCGGTAGACTTTGCCCTGCTGCACAGTTTGGACCATCATTCCGGCCACAAGGAACAGGAGGGTTTGAAGTTGACTGGCCGTTCATCAACAAGGAAGGCTGAAAGTAGCCGCACTGAACCACAGAATGATGATCGCATAAAGCTGTGGAGCTACGACTCCGATGAGAAGGGTGAGGAAGATCCCGACAACGAAATTGTTTCGCTACCAACGAAAATGGCTACGCCGAAAACGTGGCTCAAAGGCGCCAGGATCGGGTCAGGCAGTTTTGGTACTGTGTTTCTAGGCATGAACGCTCGCACAGGTGAGCTGATGGCGGTCAAACAAGTTGAATTACAATCTAGCGCCTTTGCTGCGGGGATCGTTGGACCCCCAGACCATAAGAACGATTTCcagcaagaacagaagctgaagaatgCGTCTCGCATACACAGAAAGATGATTGATGCTCTGCAGCACGAAATGAATCTACTGAAGGAACTCAACCACGACAACATAGTGAAATACTTCGGGTCTTCCCAGGAGGGAGGAAACCTAAACATCTTCCTCGAGTACGTCCCCGGTGGATCGGTCTCGTCGATGCTCAACAGCTATGGTCCGTTCGAGGAGTCTCTGATTACTAACTTCACAAGGCAGATCCTAATCGGCGTCGTCTACTTACACAAGAAAAACATCATCCATATCAAGGGTGCCAACATTCTGATCGACATCAAGGGCTGCGTAAAGATCACCGACTTTGGTATCTCTAAAAAGTTATCGCCTTTGAACAAGCTGCAGGACAAGAGGGCATCATTGCAAGGTTCCGTCTACTGGATGGCGCCGGAGGTTGTCAAGCAGGCAGCGACCACCGAGAAGGCAGATATCTGGTCAACAGGCTGCGTGGTGATTGAAATGTTCACCGGTAGGCATCCGTTCCCAGATTTTTCTCAGATGCAAGCGATTTTCAAGATCGGCACCAGCACTACTCCAGAAACACCATCCTGGGCGACTGACGAAGGAAAAGACTTCCTGGAAAAGACATTCCAGCTGGATTACAAGAAAAGGCCAAGCGCAGCTGAACTATTGCAACATCGATGGTTGGATACTCGAATCCTATAA
- the ADE13 gene encoding adenylosuccinase ADE13 (ancestral locus Anc_4.197) has translation MSEFDKYTTPLSSRYASKEMSEIFSLRNRFSTWRKLWLNLAIAEKELGLSVITDKAIEEMREHLAITDEEIAQASAQEAIVRHDVMAHVHTFGQTCPEASGIIHLGATSCFVTDNADLIFLRDAYDLIIPKLVNVINRLSDFALKYKDLPVLGWTHFQPAQLTTLGKRATLWIQELLWDLRNFVRARNDIGLRGVKGTTGTQASFLALFHGDHDKVEALDKRVTELLGFDVVYPVTGQTYSRKIDIDVLSPLSSFAATAHKMATDIRLLANLKEMEEPFEKSQIGSSAMAYKRNPMRCERVCSLARHLGSLFNDAVQTASVQWFERTLDDSAIRRISLPSAFLTADILLSTLLNISSGLVVYPKVIERRIKSELPFMATENIIMAMVEKGASRQEVHENIRVLSHQAAAVVKEQGGDNDLIERIKNDAFFAPIHSELDSLLEPSTFVGRAPQQTEKFIKNDVKNALQPFEKYINDADVKLNV, from the coding sequence ATGTCTGAATTCGACAAGTATACTACACCACTTTCGTCGCGTTATGCGTCTAAAGAAATGTCTGAAATCTTCTCTTTGAGGAACAGATTTTCGACCTGGAGAAAGCTTTGGTTGAACTTGGCTATTGCTGAGAAAGAATTGGGATTGAGTGTTATCACAGACAAggccattgaagaaatgcGGGAACATTTAGCTATCacagatgaagagattgctCAGGCTTCTGCTCAAGAGGCGATTGTCAGACACGATGTGATGGCTCACGTGCACACTTTTGGTCAGACGTGTCCCGAGGCCTCTGGTATCATTCATTTGGGGGCCACTTCCTGTTTTGTCACCGATAATGCTgacttgatcttcttgagagACGCTTATGACTTGATCATTCCTAAGTTGGTGAATGTTATCAACAGACTGTCAGATTTTGCGCTGAAATACAAGGATTTGCCTGTTTTGGGCTGGACGCACTTCCAGCCAGCTCAGCTGACCACTCTGGGTAAGAGAGCCACGTTATGGATTCAAGAGCTATTGTGGGATTTGAGAAACTTTGTTAGAGCAAGAAACGACATCGGTCTTCGTGGTGTGAAGGGTACGACCGGTACTCAAGCGTCTTTCTTGGCTCTTTTCCACGGCGATCATGACAAAGTGGAGGCGTTGGACAAGAGAGTTACCGAGCTATTGGGCTTCGACGTCGTCTATCCAGTCACTGGTCAGACCTACTCCAGAAAGATCGACATTGACGTGCTATCCCCATTGTCTTCGTTTGCAGCTACCGCTCACAAGATGGCTACCGATATCAGATTGTTGGCTAActtgaaagaaatggagGAGCCGTTTGAGAAATCACAGATTGGTTCGTCAGCCATGGCATACAAGAGAAACCCAATGCGCTGTGAACGTGTCTGCTCTTTGGCCAGACACTTGGGTTCACTGTTCAATGATGCCGTGCAAACTGCCTCTGTTCAGTGgtttgaaagaactctAGACGACTCCGCTatcagaagaatctctttACCAAGTGCTTTCCTAACCGCTGATATTCTTTTGTCCACTTTGTTGAACATATCTTCCGGTTTGGTTGTTTATCCAAAAGTTATCGAGAGGCGAATCAAGAGCGAATTGCCATTCATGGCCACTGAAAACATTATCATGGCTATGGTGGAAAAGGGTGCTTCTAGGCAGGAAGTTCACGAGAACATCAGGGTGCTGTCTCATCAAGCTGCTGCCGTGGTCAAAGAGCAAGGTGGCGACAATGACCTAATTGAACGCATCAAGAACGATGCTTTCTTCGCGCCAATCCATTCTGAACTTGATTCTCTGCTAGAGCCATCAACGTTCGTTGGCAGGGCTCCTCAACAAACCgaaaaattcatcaagaacGATGTCAAGAACGCTCTGCAGCCATTCGAAAAGTACATTAATGATGCCGACGTTAAACTGAATGTGTAA